A stretch of Arachis hypogaea cultivar Tifrunner chromosome 15, arahy.Tifrunner.gnm2.J5K5, whole genome shotgun sequence DNA encodes these proteins:
- the LOC112749961 gene encoding amine oxidase [copper-containing] zeta, peroxisomal, with protein sequence MASAPEKATPLLNTTTNNTATAAPSSSWPDSTLDSTRNRSTIASALISAVDSFSDPPPSSAPSTKGITVMTRAQTCHPLDPLSAAEIAVAVGTVRAAGATPEVRDSMRFVEVVLLEPDKQVVALADAYFFPPFQPSLLPRTKGGPVIPTKLPPRKARLVVYNKRSNETSIWIVELTQVHAATRGGHHRGKVISSNVVPDVQPPMDAVEYAECEAIVKDFPPFREAMKRRGIEDMDLVMVDAWCVGYHSEFDAPSRRLAKPLIFCRTESDCPMENGYARPVEGIYILVDMQNMVVLEFEDCKLVPLPPADPLRNYTSGETRGGVDRSDVKPLQILQPEGPSFRVNGYFIQWQKWNFRIGFTPREGLVIYSVAYIDGSRGRRPVAHRLSFVEMVVPYGDPNDPHYRKNAFDAGEDGLGKNAHSLKKGCDCLGYIKYFDAHFTNFNGGVETIENCVCLHEEDHGILWKHQDWRTGLAEVRRSRRLTVSFICTVANYEYGFFWHFYQDGKIEAEVKLTGILSLGALQPGETRKYGTTIAPGLYAPVHQHFFVARMDMAVDCKPGEAFNQVVEVDVKVEEPGKDNVHNNAFYAEERVLKSELEAMRDCNPLSARHWVVRNTRTVNRTGQLTGYKLVPGSNCLPLARPEAKFLRRAAFLKHNLWVTPYAHNEMHPGGEFPNQNPRVEEGLVTWVQQNRSLEEADIVLWYVFGVTHIPRLEDWPVMPVERVGFMLMPHGFFNCSPAVDVPPTTSDLDDKEIGMPAKPSQNGVIAKL encoded by the exons ATGGCCTCAGCTCCGGAAAAAGCGACGCCCCTCCTtaacaccaccaccaacaacaCCGCTACTGCAGCTCCTTCGTCTTCATGGCCCGACTCCACTTTGGATTCCACCCGAAACAGATCCACCATAGCCTCTGCCTTGATCTCCGCCGTTGATTCCTTCTCTGATCCTCCTCCCAGCTCCGCTCCTTCTACTAAAg GTATCACAGTCATGACCAGAGCTCAAACTTGCCACCCTTTGGATCCATTATCTGCTGCTGAAATTGCAGTAGCTGTGGGAACTGTTCGGGCAGCAGGGGCAACCCCTGAG GTAAGGGACAGCATGCGCTTTGTCGAAGTAGTCTTGCTGGAACCGGATAAACAAGTTGTCGCATTAGCGGATGCGTACTTCTTCCCTCCTTTCCAGCCTTCATTGCTCCCCAGGACTAAAGGCGGGCCTGTGATTCCTACAAAACTTCCCCCAAGAAAAGCAAGACTAGTTGTGTACAACAAACGGTCAAATGAGACAAGCATATGGATTGTTGAACTTACACAGGTGCATGCAGCAACTCGAGGGGGTCACCACAGGGGAAAAGTAATTTCTTCTAATGTTGTTCCAGATGTTCAGCCACCAATG GACGCTGTGGAGTATGCTGAATGTGAAGCTATTGTGAAGGACTTCCCTCCATTTCGAGAAGCAATGAAGAGAAGAGGGATTGAAGACATGGATCTTGTCATGGTGGATGCCTG GTGTGTTGGATATCATAGTGAATTTGATGCTCCTAGCCGCAGGCTTGCCAAACCATTAATCTTTTGTAGAACCGAGAGTGACTGCCCCATGGAAAATGGCTATGCCCGCCCAGTTGAAGGAATTTACATTCTTGTTGACATGCAAAATATGGTAGTTCTTGAGTTCGAAGACTGCAAACTAGTGCCCCTTCCACCTGCTGACCCCTTAAGAAATTATACTTCTGGTGAAACCCGGGGTGGAGTTGATAGAAGTGATGTTAAGCCATTACAGATTCTTCAGCCTGAAGGTCCAAGTTTTCGTGTCAATGGCTACTTTATTCAATGGCAGAAG TGGAACTTTCGGATTGGTTTCACTCCTAGGGAGGGTTTGGTCATTTATTCAGTAGCCTATATTGATGGAAGTCGAGGGCGAAGGCCAGTAGCACACCGGTTGAGTTTTGTTGAGATGGTGGTTCCTTATGGAGATCCAAATGATCCTCACTATAGGAAGAATGCTTTTGATGCAGGAGAAGATGGCCTGGGTAAAAATGCCCATTCTCTCAAGAAG GGTTGTGATTGTTTGGGATATATCAAGTACTTTGATGCACACTTCACAAACTTTAATGGAGGTGTTGAAACAATAGAGAATTGTGTTTGCTTGCATGAAGAGGATCATGGTATTTTGTGGAAGCATCAAGACTGGAGAACAGGTTTGGCTGAAGTACGAAGATCTAGAAGGCTGACAGTGTCTTTTATATGCACTGTGGCTAACTATGAGTATGGCTTTTTCTGGCACTTTTATCAG GATGGAAAGATAGAAGCTGAGGTCAAACTCACAGGAATTCTCAGCTTAGGAGCACTGCAACCAGGTGAAACTCGAAAATATGGCACGACCATTGCCCCTGGATTGTATGCGCCTGTCCATCAGCACTTTTTTGTTGCTCGTATGGACATGGCAGTTGATTGCAAGCCTGGTGAAGCTTTCAATCAG GTTGTTGAGGTTGATGTCAAAGTTGAAGAGCCAGGAAAGGATAATGTTCACAACAACGCGTTTTATGCCGAGGAAAGAGTGCTTAAATCTGAATTGGAAGCAATGCGTGATTGTAATCCTTTATCTGCTCGTCATTGGGTT GTTAGGAACACTAGGACAGTGAACCGCACTGGACAGCTAACAGGTTATAAATTAGTACCTGGTTCAAATTGTTTACCCTTGGCTCGTCCAGAGGCCAAGTTTCTGAGAAGAGCGGCTTTCTTGAAGCACAATCTTTGGGTCACTCCTTATGCACATAATGAAATGCATCCCGGAGGAGAGTTCCCTAATCAAAATCCACGTGTCGAAGAGGGTTTGGTTACTTGGGTTCAGCAAAATAGGTCATTGGAGGAAGCTGATATAGTTCTTTG GTACGTATTTGGAGTGACTCACATTCCTCGTCTAGAAGACTGGCCTGTTATGCCAGTAGAACGCGTTGGTTTTATGCTTATG